Within the Methanobrevibacter thaueri genome, the region TACTGTTGACGAATCAGGAAAATGGTCATATGAAGGTGACGGTAAATGGACTTATAATGGTGTTTTAGGCGTTAACGAATCCTCTGAATTCACTATTGTGTTTAAAGCTTTAAGTGAAGGATTTAAAGTTAACAATGCTATTGCAGGAAACAACATTACAAATGACACTGTTAACAGTACCAATACAACTAATGTCACTGTTGAGCATAATAATGAAACAGAGGTTCCTGAAAATGTAACTGATGTTCCTGAAAATGAAACAGCTGATCATAATAAACCTGAAAAAACTGTTAAAGCGAAAGTTGATGCCAAAGCTACTGGTAATCCATTGATTGTATTGATCATGGCATTGGTTGCTTTAGGATTTGAATCTAGACGTAGAAAACAATAAACATGTTATATGAATCTCATATAACATACTTTTTCTTTTTTTGTTATTTTCTTATAAGAGGAAATTTTTAATTAAATTAAAAACATAATATTAATTATGTCAAATTCAGTTTTCGTGCCTGGCCACATTACAGGTTTTTTCACAATAGAAAACCATGAAATCTCACTTAAGAACGGATCTTGTGGTGCGGGGTTTTTACTTTCCAAAGGAGTCAGGACAACAATCGATGATGCTGATGAACTGATTATAAATGTTAATCAGGGAGATTCGACTGTCATTGATGAGGTTTTGAGGATTTTGGAAATTGATACAAATTTTAAGATTACACAAGACATTCAGTTGCCTATAGGAGCGGGTTTCGGCACATCAGCCGCTTCAGCCTTAAGCTTATCACTGGCATTGAATGATTTCCTGGATTTGAATTATCCAAAGGAGCTATGCGGACAGATTGCACATATGGCGGAAGTCAATCTTGGAAGCGGTCTGGGCGATGTCATCGCACAAACTGGCCACGGAATGGTTTT harbors:
- a CDS encoding pantoate kinase gives rise to the protein MSNSVFVPGHITGFFTIENHEISLKNGSCGAGFLLSKGVRTTIDDADELIINVNQGDSTVIDEVLRILEIDTNFKITQDIQLPIGAGFGTSAASALSLSLALNDFLDLNYPKELCGQIAHMAEVNLGSGLGDVIAQTGHGMVLRVEPGAPGIGKIESFEHDVYVAWKSFGGIDTSSIIRDPHHREVISDVGLKYLEFFEEKSSLRNFLDFSYKFSTETNLMSGEVKSLVDYLNSRDDILGSSMAMLGNTVFAFAYDKSAFETLDIEGLHVDKLNNVGIVHD